The proteins below are encoded in one region of Girardinichthys multiradiatus isolate DD_20200921_A chromosome 19, DD_fGirMul_XY1, whole genome shotgun sequence:
- the dact1 gene encoding dapper homolog 1 isoform X1 — translation MPLFAASRRDGDGRCGRHRAPLDGERLRSVRERLELIVSVLAELEYLRRRQELLVLSALKEEAREMRSAAQLNCEENILVLRKQLSCLRRDAGVFGELHDLDQQINDLRLDTEVSQDQLETDSRASSGFYELSDGTSGSLSNSSHSVFSECFCSTTEAEGYFLSTDELVGCLEYDVLAGGLCDDSGSFGAVCHSLSVPYQASLEATSLVPTECPSKNFCHLFTRNVSDIYCHRSPLHAAATKGSGFLQMSVDGGHCRDEAGAEYLKTQTSSTPSSFSGSLGAQSSTFQPHSSKHPEKYIFGLLQRRVLPMRANRPRTSISTDPLKSIVRQPSLFLRQVFGPSSGVGTLKGSEVKSLFPAEETSAEFLSSQRQCSIESKNKEEISNWRVLSDDTDTMQFSSKINKGDSNSPAGHNMQNICSLTSRVKNTSTKRVISETSNRSLSLPGASVPILLKDIIDQRSPEVNYSHKETCQLLISGATDQEQILKSALTAKTQTGASKKISKPCQSCPSENNNWELAHSRSKPFAQNLKEGEGVEGQSHVGNGIPAKQHNRKHRKGNSRHVKITKVKSTIRTSTMLDSEHNEVPSEKRADKFYNNSSSDRFLEVEHGSSIQVKVSNKSTLSGMKSISASTLITGVPGKHRRSTPISVRSGVLKPNQYGNYHSHHHHGREQVVVVTKPKYKQKDYRPLCAIMEVPYGGANQLIRRRQRKKVLRNFSTKMYPTSGRQQSSPYSNVAGSDSEYSAECVSLFHSTILDTSEDDRSNYTTNCFGDSESSEEEYVEENTTTTDTEESVGGLPGGGGAGRCKGQLRTAQVTVGKLEIDPAQTKAFVKIKASYNLKKKILRFRSGSLKLMTTV, via the exons AGCTGTCTGAGAAGGGATGCTGGTGTCTTCGGCGAGTTACATGACTTGGACCAACAGATTAATGACCTCCGATTGGACACCGAGGTGTCACAAGACCAGCTGGAGACAGACAGCCGAGCAAGCTCAG GTTTCTATGAGCTAAGTGACGGGACCTCTGGCTCACTCTCCAACTCGTCTCACTCAGTCTTCAGTGAGTGCTTCTGTTCAACAACTGAGGCTGAAGGGTACTTCCTGTCCACAG ATGAGCTGGTCGGCTGTTTGGAGTATGACGTACTGGCTGGAGGACTTTGTGATGATTCAGGTTCCTTTGGTGCTGTTTGCCACTCACTTTCAGTTCCTTACCAGGCTTCTCTGGAGGCTACATCTTTGGTTCCCACTGAGTGCCCATCTAAAAATTTCTGCCATCTTTTTACCCGAAATGTCAGTGACATTTACTGCCACCGAAGCCCATTACACGCTGCAGCCACTAAAGGCTCTGGTTTTCTGCAGATGTCTGTTGATGGAGGTCATTGCAGAGATGAAGCTGGTGCTGAATATCTCAAAACACAAACCTCCTCTACACCCAGTTCTTTTTCAGGGTCTCTTGGAGCTCAAAGCTCCACCTTCCAACCTCATTCCAGTAAGCACCCAGAGAAGTACATTTTTGGTCTGCTGCAGCGAAGGGTACTGCCCATGAGGGCCAACAGGCCCAGGACGAGCATCAGCACGGATCCTCTAAAGAGCATTGTGCGCCAGCCGAGTCTCTTTTTGAGACAAGTATTTGGTCCCAGTTCTGGTGTAGGAACATTAAAAGGGTCTGAAGTAAAATCTCtgttccctgctgaagaaacatcGGCAGAATTTTTATCTTCTCAGAGACAATGTTCTATAGAAAGCAAAAATAAGGAAGAGATAAGCAATTGGAGAGTTTTGTCTGATGATACTGATACCATGCAATTTAGCTCTAAGATCAACAAGGGTGACTCCAACTCTCCTGCTGGTCATAACATGCAGAACATTTGTTCTCTTACCAGTAGGGTCAAGAACACCAGCACTAAGAGAGTCATTAGTGAGACAAGCAACAGGTCTCTTTCTCTCCCAGGTGCCTCTGTCCCAATTCTTCTCAAAGACATCATAGATCAGAGAAGTCCTGAAGTTAATTATTCACACAAAGAGACATGTCAGCTCTTGATCAGTGGGGCCACTGATCAAGAGCAGATCCTCAAATCAGCTCTAACTGCTAAAACTCAGACTGGTGCTTCCAAGAAGATCTCCAAGCCTTGTCAGAGTTGCCCATCAGAGAATAATAACTGGGAGCTGGCACACTCCAGGTCAAAGCCCTTTGCTCAGAATTTGAAGGAAGGAGAAGGAGTAGAAGGACAGAGTCATGTGGGTAATGGCATCCCTGCCAAGCAACACAACCGTAAACATCGCAAAGGTAACAGCAGGCATGTTAAAATTACCAAAGTGAAGAGCACCATTAGGACAAGCACAATGTTGGATTCTGAACATAATGAAGTGCCTTCAGAAAAAAGAGCTGATAAGTTCTACAATAACTCTAGCTCTGACAGGTTTCTTGAAGTAGAACATGGAAGCTCCATCCAGGTCAAGGTCTCTAACAAAAGTACTTTATCAGGCATGAAAAGCATCTCTGCATCCACTTTGATTACTGGAGTCCCAGGCAAGCATCGAAGGTCTACACCAATCAGTGTGAGATCAGGAGTATTAAAGCCCAATCAATATGGAAACTACCATTCTCATCACCATCATGGACGTGAACAGGTCGTTGTGGTTACCAAGCCAAAGTACAAACAGAAAGATTACCGGCCCCTGTGTGCCATCATGGAGGTGCCATATGGCGGTGCTAACCAGCTCATCCGACGCCGGCAGAGAAAGAAGGTACTTAGAAACTTTTCAACCAAAATGTACCCCACATCTGGGAGGCAGCAAAGTAGCCCATACTCCAATGTTGCAGGAAGTGACTCAGAATATTCAGCCGAGTGTGTCTCACTTTTTCACTCCACAATTTTGGACACCAGCGAGGATGACAGGTCCAACTACACCACAAATTGCTTTGGGGATAGTGAGTCTAGTGAGGAGGAATATGTAGAGGAGAACACCACCACCACTGACACTGAGGAGAGTGTGGGAGGTTTACCTGGGGGAGGTGGGGCAGGCAGGTGTAAGGGGCAGCTGAGAACAGCTCAGGTCACAGTGGGGAAGCTGGAAATAGATCCAGCTCAGACTAAGGCCTTCGTCAAGATTAAGGCATCTTACAACCTGAAGAAGAAGATCCTCAGGTTCAGGTCGGGTTCACTCAAACTCATGACCACAGTATGA